Proteins from one Drosophila gunungcola strain Sukarami chromosome 3R, Dgunungcola_SK_2, whole genome shotgun sequence genomic window:
- the LOC128252922 gene encoding kinesin-like protein Klp98A isoform X1, translating into MSSLKVAVRVRPFNSRELDMDAQLIMEMENKKTRLLKPRLQSIRDAGRDNHHDFTFDYSYWSFDAEDPHFATQEQVYSDLGNDVVDCAYEGYNACVFAYGQTGSGKTFTMMGTPNNPGLIPRICEELFTRMRVGQESGTGYRTHASYLEIYNERVKDLLAAQSTGHGLRVREHRSLGPYVENLSQHAVSDFDEIQECIARGNAQRTTASTNMNDTSSRSHAIFTITFVQAVFMNDMPSETVSKIHLVDLAGSERANATGATGQRLKEGAHINKSLVTLGSVISALAEQTSGGHNSSSSALATTPNGASKRVLYIPYRDSILTWLLKDSLGGNSKTIMIAALSPADCNYSETLSTLRYANRAKNIINKPTVNEDTNVKLIRELREEINKLKSMLSGDIHSLQPSLKVLADLQKKEAQEKVLTEEWTEKWKVAQSILQEQRSLGLRKSGVGVVLDSEMPHLIGIHNDVTTGVTLYSLKEGETRIGSEDADVAQDIELAGDGIRAQHCSIVLKGGVVTLHPWPLAQCWVNAHLIDEPKQISQGDIILLGRTNIFRFNNPAEAAKLRKDLSRSQLDMSRLSLITSSKENLLACSIYSDEDGASPYKRPERQYYPQRPMSRDDPEMQDENRKILDTIENALKQLNVERVQMHDQYKTKVRKLTEELIRLEQQEMDGLQVLNCREQELIARKDMLLWEKNNEKVQIDIVCRQISAFQTQLDSKKRDFSEYVAKELQELQDCGKLDEMGMKIEEGTPLNDELLLQVSDSLDLFAAQFIKDTVRRNNEEIRKLDEQIAEKERILNASTTKIAKVDETMLEIQAQLERLRLERAESEAESQAMRARKQNMKLQLGNKSMSTSTSTNEADDVSKSDTYETCDTFHTAQSNLSLVSSPTITEGQQSPLSNCSCDAEDEAEDTRKDDLSGSSEETSRTCTAGPSSGSGSGSVGIGNSGSAPSATPSSQAIMSDSGVCLDTRNQALLQNGHLNNYKQGVRTSDEDTGSCSSCELGRHSDVTRPYCPLHSLRRKIAAQKALIMKNLETDLNKVQLDEHIADLQDLQRRYIQMEQEMLQSVQDLEAHAQCCADERSGMERQYELASSIMRSSVMSPTSMEESTSQIYSPSMTRSCPSMREFPEGEHFITIPSFVMRGAGKQTHYEYEVRIALPDGKLNILRRYSRFRELHLCMKHCYGAKISALPFPRRELFASNSEPVAKHRRRLLELYLRRLFVVCSKIPQCPIYEGPGGPGLTRASLVQLSSFFKKGLFENGKHGTG; encoded by the exons ATGTCGTCACTCAAGGTCGCCGTCAGGGTTCGCCCCTTCAACTCCCG TGAGCTTGACATGGACGCCCAGCTCATCATGGAGATGGAGAACAAGAAGACGCGTCTTCTGAAGCCCCGTCTGCAGTCAATTCGAGATGCCGGCCGGGACAATCATCATGACTTCACCTTTGACTACTCTTACTGGTCATTCGACGCGGAGGATCCTCACTTTGCCACCCAGGAGCAGGTGTACAGCGATCTCGGAAACGACGTTGTCGATTGTGCCTACGAAG GCTACAAtgcgtgtgtgtttgcctACGGACAAACAGGCTCCGGCAAGACTTTCACCATGATGGGCACACCCAACAATCCTGGCCTGATACCCCGCATCTGTGAGGAACTATTCACACGCATGCGTGTGGGCCAGGAATCGGGCACCGGCTATAGGACACATGCCAGCTATCTGGAGATCTACAATGAGAGGGTCAAGGATTTGCTGGCGGCACAAAGCACTGGCCATGGTTTAAGGGTTCGTGAGCATCGTAGCCTGGGTCCATATGTGGAGAACCTGTCCCAGCACGCCGTCTCCGACTTTGATGAGATTCAG GAATGCATTGCCCGGGGAAATGCGCAACGCACCACGGCCAGCACCAACATGAACGATACGAGCAGCCGCAGTCACGCCATCTTCACGATCACATTTGTGCAGGCGGTTTTCATGAATGACATGCCAAGCGAGACAGTCTCGAAGATCCATTTGGTCGATTTGGCAGGCAG TGAGCGTGCCAATGCAACGGGGGCAACGGGTCAGCGCTTGAAGGAGGGCGCCCACATCAACAAATCGCTGGTGACTCTGGGTAGCGTGATCTCGGCTCTGGCAGAGCAGACGAGTGGCGgtcacaacagcagcagttccGCACTGGCCACCACCCCGAATGGGGCCAGCAAGCGGGTGCTCTACATTCCGTACCGCGACTCCATCCTCACGTGGCTGCTGAAGGACAGCTTGGGCGGCAACAGCAAGACCATCATGATTGCGGCCCTTTCGCCGGCAGATTGCAACTACAGCGAAACCCTCAGCACTCTGCGGTACGCGAATCGGGCCAAGAACATCATCAACAAGCCGACTGTTAACGAGGACACCAATGTCAAACTGATCCGGGAGCTCAGAGAGGAGATCAACAAGCTCAAGTCCATGTTGTCGGGCGATATT CACTCCCTGCAACCGTCGCTCAAGGTGTTGGCCGATCTCCAAAAGAAGGAGGCACAAGAGAAAGTACTCACCGAGGAATGGACGGAAAAGTGGAAGGTGGCCCAGTCCATTTTGCAGGAGCAAAGGAGCCTGGGTCTTCGCAAATCGGGCGTGGGCGTGGTTCTTGACTCAGAGATGCCGCATCTAATTGGCATCCACAACGACGTGACCACCGGAGTGACGCTATACAGTCTGAAGGAGGGCGAGACGCGAATTGGCAGCGAGGATGCGGATGTGGCGCAGGACATTGAGTTGGCCGGCGATGGCATACGGGCGCAGCACTGCAGCATTGTGCTGAAGGGTGGTGTGGTCACGCTTCACCCCTGGCCATTGGCCCAGTGCTGGGTAAACGCCCACCTAATTGACGAACCCAAGCAGATCTCGCAGGGCGATATTATACTGCTGGGCCGAACCAACATCTTTCGCTTTAACAATCCCGCCGAGGCGGCAAAGCTGAGGAAGGACTTAAGTCGCTCGCAGCTAGACATGTCGCGGCTGTCGCTGATCACCTCGTCCAAGGAAAACCTGCTGGCCTGCAGCATATACTCGGATGAGGATGGGGCATCGCCCTACAAACGTCCAGAACGCCAGTATTATCCTCAGCGGCCCATGTCGCGAGACGATCCCGAAATGCAGGATGAGAATCGCAAAATTCTTGATACCATCGAAAATGCCCTAAAGCAGCTCAATGTG GAACGCGTCCAAATGCACGACCAATACAAAACCAAAGTGCGTAAGCTGACCGAAGAGCTGATTCGCCTGGAGCAGCAGGAAATGGATGGATTGCAGGTTTTGAACTGCCGGGAACAGGAGCTGATCGCTCGCAAGGACATGCTGCTGTGGGAGAAGAACAACGAGAAGGTTCAA ATCGACATTGTGTGTAGACAAATTTCAGCGTTTCAGACGCAGCTCGACTCTAAGAAACGAGATTTCTCTGAGTATGTAGCGAAAGAATTGCAGGAACTGCAAGATTGTGGCAAACTGGAcgag ATGGGCATGAAGATCGAAGAGGGCACTCCTCTGAACGATGAGCTGCTATTGCAGGTGTCAGATTCCTTGGATTTGTTTGCAGCGCAGTTTATAAAGGACACTGTGCGCCGAAAT AACGAGGAAATCCGCAAATTGGACGAACAAATAGCCGAAAAGGAGCGAATACTCAACGCCAGCACCACAAAAATAGCCAAGGTCGATGAGACCATGCTGGAGATCCAGGCCCAGCTGGAGCGCCTGCGTCTGGAACGCGCCGAAAGCGAGGCTGAGTCACAGGCGATGCGCGCCAGGAAGCAGAACATGAAGCTACAGTTGGGCAACAAGTCCATGTCCACCTCGACCAGCACAAACGAGGCTGACGATGTGTCCAAGTCGGACACGTACGAAACCTGTGATACCTTCCACACCGCCCAGTCCAACCTGTCGCTCGTCTCATCGCCCACCATCACAGAGGGCCAGCAGTCGCCGCTCAGCAATTGTTCCTGCGATGCAGAAGACGAGGCAGAGGACACGCGCAAGGATGACCTCTCGGGCAGCAGCGAGGAAACCTCACGCACCTGCACCGCTGGTCCCAgcagtggaagtggaagtggcaGCGTGGGCATCGGTAATTCTGGCTCGGCGCCAAGTGCCACGCCCAGTTCGCAGGCCATCATGAGCGACAGCGGTGTCTGCCTGGATACTCGTAACCAGGCGCTACTCCAAAACGGACACCTCAACAACTATAAACAAGGAGTGCGAACCAGCGACGAGGACACCGGCTCCTGCTCCTCATGCGAACTCGGACGGCACTCGGATGTAACCCGTCCATATTGCCCGCTCCACTCGCTGCGACGAAAGATTGCTGCTCAAAAGGCACTCATCATGAAGAACCTGGAAACGGACTTGAATAAGGTCCAGTTGGATGAGCACATTGCCGATCTGCAGGATCTGCAGCGACGCTACATACAAATGGAGCAGGAGATGCTGCAATCGGTGCAGGACTTGGAGGCGCATGCCCAGTGCTGTGCCGACGAGCGGTCCGGCATGGAGCGACAATACGAGCTGGCTAGCTCCATCATGCGCTCTAGTGTGATGAGCCCCACCAGCATGGAAGAGTCCACCTCACAGATCTATTCGCCCAGCATGACCAGATCCTGTCCATCCATGCGCGAGTTTC CTGAGGGCGAACACTTCATTACCATCCCGAGTTTTGTGATGCGGGGCGCCGGCAAGCAAACGCACTACGAATACGAGGTTCGCATCGCTCTGCCCGATGGCAAGCTGAACATTCTACGACGATACAGTCGCTTCAGGGAGCTACACCTGTGCATGAAGCACTGCTACGGGGCCAAG ATCTCTGCACTGCCCTTTCCGCGACGGGAGCTCTTCGCTTCGAACAGCGAACCGGTGGCCAAACATCGACGCCGTCTGCTGGAGCTGTATTTGCGACGCCTGTTCGTCGTCTGTTCGAAGATTCCGCAGTGCCCGATCTACGAGGGTCCCGGCGGACCGGGCCTCACTCGCGCCTCCCTCGTCCAGCTGTCGTCTTTTTTCAAGAAGGGCCTGTTCGAGAACGGCAAGCACGGGACGGGATAA
- the LOC128252935 gene encoding LOW QUALITY PROTEIN: putative gustatory receptor 98d (The sequence of the model RefSeq protein was modified relative to this genomic sequence to represent the inferred CDS: deleted 1 base in 1 codon): MEVHRRSLLTTARPYLHVFSIFGLTPPTLFCTRTLHKRRRGCLVAGYSCFSFAILLLVIYECYANIIALHRDLHQFHTEDFSKVMGSTQKILVVAMTSCNQLNMLLNFGRLRHIYEDMAELEDEIDNAWRDLSGRRNCWSLPFRLAFAVGLWMVVLVALVPSFTLTGLGPYLHWANKVFTEFILVMQQFKGLEYCLFVLLVYELVLRVRHILDQIFVELEDCDCRDRIQELCVALKRNQLMVGRIWKLVGEIAAYFTISMMVLFVYNGLTILHIVNWALIKSINPNDCCQYMRVGTCFLLLFTIYLSCFYSELCIKAYNSIPRILQQMVCLPAAENYSMLKMGLREYSLQMQHLKLQFNCGGFFNINLKYFGGMVVTILGYIIILVQFKIPVMEMKYRENINISEMTT, translated from the exons ATGGAAGTGCATCGCAGAAGTCTGCTGACCACAGCTCGACCATATCTGCACGTTTTTTCGATATTCGGACTTACACCTCCAACTCTGTTCTGCACCAGGACATTGCACAAGAGGCGTAGAGGCTGCTTGGTGGCAGGATACTCGTGCTTTTCATTTGCAATCCTTCTGTTGGTCATCTATGAGTGCTATGCGAACATCATCGCCTTACACCGGGATCTACACCAGTTCCACACGGAGGATTTTAGCAAAGTAATGGGAAGCACGCAGAAGATTCTTGTCGTAGCCATGACTTCATGTAACCAACTCAACATGCTGCTTAACTTTGGCCGACTTCGACATATCTATGAGGATATGGCGGAACTGGAGGATGAGATAGACAATGCTTGGAGAGATTTAAGTGGACGGAGAAACTGTTGGAGCTTACCGTTCCGATTGGCCTTTGCAGTGGGATTGTGGATGGTAGTGCTCGTAGCCCTTGTACCAAGTTTTACCCTTACGGGTCTAGGACCCTACCTCCACTGGGCCAATAAAGTATTCACCGAATTTATCCTGGTAATGCAGCAGTTTAAAGGTTTGGAATATTGCTTGTTCGTACTTCTA GTCTACGAGCTGGTTCTCCGAGTGCGCCATATTCtcgaccagatctttgttgAACTTGAGGACTGCGATTGCAGGGATAGGATTCAGGAGCTTTGTGTGGCTCTCAAACGGAATCAGCTGATGGTTGGCCGCATATGGAAATTAGTGGGTGAGATTGCCGCATATTTCACCATCTCCATGAtggttttatttgtatacaaCGGGCTGACTATCCTGCACATCGTCAACTGGGCTCTCATCAAGTCTATCAATCCAAACGATTGCTGCCAGTATa tgcGAGTCGGTACTTGTTTTTTACTATTATTCACTATATATTTGTCCTGCTTTTACAGTGAGCTCTGCATCAAAGCG tACAATAGCATCCCACGCATTCTTCAGCAAATGGTTTGCTTACCTGCAGCCGAAAATTATTCAATGCTAAAAATGGGTCTAAGGGAATACTCCTTGCAAATGCAACACCTTAAGCTCCAATTCAACTGCGGCGGGTTCTTCAACATCAATCTTAAGTATTTTGGAGGG ATGGTGGTCACTATATTGGgctatataattattttagtaCAATTCAAAATTCCAGTTATGGAAATGAAATATcgagaaaatattaatattagcGAAATGACAACATGA
- the LOC128252922 gene encoding kinesin-like protein Klp98A isoform X2 — protein MSSLKVAVRVRPFNSRELDMDAQLIMEMENKKTRLLKPRLQSIRDAGRDNHHDFTFDYSYWSFDAEDPHFATQEQVYSDLGNDVVDCAYEGYNACVFAYGQTGSGKTFTMMGTPNNPGLIPRICEELFTRMRVGQESGTGYRTHASYLEIYNERVKDLLAAQSTGHGLRVREHRSLGPYVENLSQHAVSDFDEIQECIARGNAQRTTASTNMNDTSSRSHAIFTITFVQAVFMNDMPSETVSKIHLVDLAGSERANATGATGQRLKEGAHINKSLVTLGSVISALAEQTSGGHNSSSSALATTPNGASKRVLYIPYRDSILTWLLKDSLGGNSKTIMIAALSPADCNYSETLSTLRYANRAKNIINKPTVNEDTNVKLIRELREEINKLKSMLSGDIHSLQPSLKVLADLQKKEAQEKVLTEEWTEKWKVAQSILQEQRSLGLRKSGVGVVLDSEMPHLIGIHNDVTTGVTLYSLKEGETRIGSEDADVAQDIELAGDGIRAQHCSIVLKGGVVTLHPWPLAQCWVNAHLIDEPKQISQGDIILLGRTNIFRFNNPAEAAKLRKDLSRSQLDMSRLSLITSSKENLLACSIYSDEDGASPYKRPERQYYPQRPMSRDDPEMQDENRKILDTIENALKQLNVERVQMHDQYKTKVRKLTEELIRLEQQEMDGLQVLNCREQELIARKDMLLWEKNNEKVQMGMKIEEGTPLNDELLLQVSDSLDLFAAQFIKDTVRRNNEEIRKLDEQIAEKERILNASTTKIAKVDETMLEIQAQLERLRLERAESEAESQAMRARKQNMKLQLGNKSMSTSTSTNEADDVSKSDTYETCDTFHTAQSNLSLVSSPTITEGQQSPLSNCSCDAEDEAEDTRKDDLSGSSEETSRTCTAGPSSGSGSGSVGIGNSGSAPSATPSSQAIMSDSGVCLDTRNQALLQNGHLNNYKQGVRTSDEDTGSCSSCELGRHSDVTRPYCPLHSLRRKIAAQKALIMKNLETDLNKVQLDEHIADLQDLQRRYIQMEQEMLQSVQDLEAHAQCCADERSGMERQYELASSIMRSSVMSPTSMEESTSQIYSPSMTRSCPSMREFPEGEHFITIPSFVMRGAGKQTHYEYEVRIALPDGKLNILRRYSRFRELHLCMKHCYGAKISALPFPRRELFASNSEPVAKHRRRLLELYLRRLFVVCSKIPQCPIYEGPGGPGLTRASLVQLSSFFKKGLFENGKHGTG, from the exons ATGTCGTCACTCAAGGTCGCCGTCAGGGTTCGCCCCTTCAACTCCCG TGAGCTTGACATGGACGCCCAGCTCATCATGGAGATGGAGAACAAGAAGACGCGTCTTCTGAAGCCCCGTCTGCAGTCAATTCGAGATGCCGGCCGGGACAATCATCATGACTTCACCTTTGACTACTCTTACTGGTCATTCGACGCGGAGGATCCTCACTTTGCCACCCAGGAGCAGGTGTACAGCGATCTCGGAAACGACGTTGTCGATTGTGCCTACGAAG GCTACAAtgcgtgtgtgtttgcctACGGACAAACAGGCTCCGGCAAGACTTTCACCATGATGGGCACACCCAACAATCCTGGCCTGATACCCCGCATCTGTGAGGAACTATTCACACGCATGCGTGTGGGCCAGGAATCGGGCACCGGCTATAGGACACATGCCAGCTATCTGGAGATCTACAATGAGAGGGTCAAGGATTTGCTGGCGGCACAAAGCACTGGCCATGGTTTAAGGGTTCGTGAGCATCGTAGCCTGGGTCCATATGTGGAGAACCTGTCCCAGCACGCCGTCTCCGACTTTGATGAGATTCAG GAATGCATTGCCCGGGGAAATGCGCAACGCACCACGGCCAGCACCAACATGAACGATACGAGCAGCCGCAGTCACGCCATCTTCACGATCACATTTGTGCAGGCGGTTTTCATGAATGACATGCCAAGCGAGACAGTCTCGAAGATCCATTTGGTCGATTTGGCAGGCAG TGAGCGTGCCAATGCAACGGGGGCAACGGGTCAGCGCTTGAAGGAGGGCGCCCACATCAACAAATCGCTGGTGACTCTGGGTAGCGTGATCTCGGCTCTGGCAGAGCAGACGAGTGGCGgtcacaacagcagcagttccGCACTGGCCACCACCCCGAATGGGGCCAGCAAGCGGGTGCTCTACATTCCGTACCGCGACTCCATCCTCACGTGGCTGCTGAAGGACAGCTTGGGCGGCAACAGCAAGACCATCATGATTGCGGCCCTTTCGCCGGCAGATTGCAACTACAGCGAAACCCTCAGCACTCTGCGGTACGCGAATCGGGCCAAGAACATCATCAACAAGCCGACTGTTAACGAGGACACCAATGTCAAACTGATCCGGGAGCTCAGAGAGGAGATCAACAAGCTCAAGTCCATGTTGTCGGGCGATATT CACTCCCTGCAACCGTCGCTCAAGGTGTTGGCCGATCTCCAAAAGAAGGAGGCACAAGAGAAAGTACTCACCGAGGAATGGACGGAAAAGTGGAAGGTGGCCCAGTCCATTTTGCAGGAGCAAAGGAGCCTGGGTCTTCGCAAATCGGGCGTGGGCGTGGTTCTTGACTCAGAGATGCCGCATCTAATTGGCATCCACAACGACGTGACCACCGGAGTGACGCTATACAGTCTGAAGGAGGGCGAGACGCGAATTGGCAGCGAGGATGCGGATGTGGCGCAGGACATTGAGTTGGCCGGCGATGGCATACGGGCGCAGCACTGCAGCATTGTGCTGAAGGGTGGTGTGGTCACGCTTCACCCCTGGCCATTGGCCCAGTGCTGGGTAAACGCCCACCTAATTGACGAACCCAAGCAGATCTCGCAGGGCGATATTATACTGCTGGGCCGAACCAACATCTTTCGCTTTAACAATCCCGCCGAGGCGGCAAAGCTGAGGAAGGACTTAAGTCGCTCGCAGCTAGACATGTCGCGGCTGTCGCTGATCACCTCGTCCAAGGAAAACCTGCTGGCCTGCAGCATATACTCGGATGAGGATGGGGCATCGCCCTACAAACGTCCAGAACGCCAGTATTATCCTCAGCGGCCCATGTCGCGAGACGATCCCGAAATGCAGGATGAGAATCGCAAAATTCTTGATACCATCGAAAATGCCCTAAAGCAGCTCAATGTG GAACGCGTCCAAATGCACGACCAATACAAAACCAAAGTGCGTAAGCTGACCGAAGAGCTGATTCGCCTGGAGCAGCAGGAAATGGATGGATTGCAGGTTTTGAACTGCCGGGAACAGGAGCTGATCGCTCGCAAGGACATGCTGCTGTGGGAGAAGAACAACGAGAAGGTTCAA ATGGGCATGAAGATCGAAGAGGGCACTCCTCTGAACGATGAGCTGCTATTGCAGGTGTCAGATTCCTTGGATTTGTTTGCAGCGCAGTTTATAAAGGACACTGTGCGCCGAAAT AACGAGGAAATCCGCAAATTGGACGAACAAATAGCCGAAAAGGAGCGAATACTCAACGCCAGCACCACAAAAATAGCCAAGGTCGATGAGACCATGCTGGAGATCCAGGCCCAGCTGGAGCGCCTGCGTCTGGAACGCGCCGAAAGCGAGGCTGAGTCACAGGCGATGCGCGCCAGGAAGCAGAACATGAAGCTACAGTTGGGCAACAAGTCCATGTCCACCTCGACCAGCACAAACGAGGCTGACGATGTGTCCAAGTCGGACACGTACGAAACCTGTGATACCTTCCACACCGCCCAGTCCAACCTGTCGCTCGTCTCATCGCCCACCATCACAGAGGGCCAGCAGTCGCCGCTCAGCAATTGTTCCTGCGATGCAGAAGACGAGGCAGAGGACACGCGCAAGGATGACCTCTCGGGCAGCAGCGAGGAAACCTCACGCACCTGCACCGCTGGTCCCAgcagtggaagtggaagtggcaGCGTGGGCATCGGTAATTCTGGCTCGGCGCCAAGTGCCACGCCCAGTTCGCAGGCCATCATGAGCGACAGCGGTGTCTGCCTGGATACTCGTAACCAGGCGCTACTCCAAAACGGACACCTCAACAACTATAAACAAGGAGTGCGAACCAGCGACGAGGACACCGGCTCCTGCTCCTCATGCGAACTCGGACGGCACTCGGATGTAACCCGTCCATATTGCCCGCTCCACTCGCTGCGACGAAAGATTGCTGCTCAAAAGGCACTCATCATGAAGAACCTGGAAACGGACTTGAATAAGGTCCAGTTGGATGAGCACATTGCCGATCTGCAGGATCTGCAGCGACGCTACATACAAATGGAGCAGGAGATGCTGCAATCGGTGCAGGACTTGGAGGCGCATGCCCAGTGCTGTGCCGACGAGCGGTCCGGCATGGAGCGACAATACGAGCTGGCTAGCTCCATCATGCGCTCTAGTGTGATGAGCCCCACCAGCATGGAAGAGTCCACCTCACAGATCTATTCGCCCAGCATGACCAGATCCTGTCCATCCATGCGCGAGTTTC CTGAGGGCGAACACTTCATTACCATCCCGAGTTTTGTGATGCGGGGCGCCGGCAAGCAAACGCACTACGAATACGAGGTTCGCATCGCTCTGCCCGATGGCAAGCTGAACATTCTACGACGATACAGTCGCTTCAGGGAGCTACACCTGTGCATGAAGCACTGCTACGGGGCCAAG ATCTCTGCACTGCCCTTTCCGCGACGGGAGCTCTTCGCTTCGAACAGCGAACCGGTGGCCAAACATCGACGCCGTCTGCTGGAGCTGTATTTGCGACGCCTGTTCGTCGTCTGTTCGAAGATTCCGCAGTGCCCGATCTACGAGGGTCCCGGCGGACCGGGCCTCACTCGCGCCTCCCTCGTCCAGCTGTCGTCTTTTTTCAAGAAGGGCCTGTTCGAGAACGGCAAGCACGGGACGGGATAA